The Novosphingobium resinovorum nucleotide sequence TCTTTCCCTGCGTCGCAAACAATGTCCGGGCAAGTGCGGGGATAGAGCGATCGGTAGCAAGACGGTCAAGAAGCTGCTCGATCCTGCATTTGCCTTTGGCGGCGATAAGACCAAACTCGGCCGCATAACCCCGGATGGAATTTGCCACTTGAGTCCGCATCTGGATGAGACGCTCTCGAACACCGACCAGCATCAATCCCGCCTGCTGTTCTGGTGTCTTAATCGGCACGAACCTCATCGAGGGACGGCTCATCGCTTCACAGATGGCTTCTGCGTCCGCTGCATCGTTCTTCCCGCGCTTCACGTAGGGTTTGACCAGTTGAGGGGCGATCAGTTTTACCTCATGCCCATAAGAGGTCAGCAACCGCGCAAGATGGTGAGATGCACCGCAGGCCTCAAGCGCGACGCTGGTCGGCGACAATTTCTCGAAGAACATCATCATGTCCGCTCGCCGGAACTGCTTGCGCAGTACCGGCTTCTCGGCCGTGTCGACCCCGTGAAGTTGAAAAACGTGCTTTGACGTGTCGATCCCAATACGGATAAGCTTCTCCACGGACAGTCTCCCTCATGTGGTCTTCAACAACCTCATCGTGGCACATCGTGATGCCGTTGGGAGGCCGTCCACACCAACAGGTCTGGACGATCGTCTCTGGGAACACGGCGGTGATGGCCTCTGGAAAGCCCTTCAGGCCGTCTACGACGGCCAGCATGATGTCCTCAACACCGCGGTTCCTCAGCTCGTTCATCACCCGCAGCCAGAATTTGGCGCCCTCGTTCTGCTCGATCCACAGGCCCAGGACGACCTTGCCGCCATCGGCACGCACGCCTAGCGCGATGTGGATAGCCTTGTTGCGGACCAGACCTTCGTCACGGATCTTGACCCGGATCGCGTCGAAGAAAACCAGCGGATAGGCCGGATCGAGCGGTCGGGCCTGCCAGGCGGCGACCTCTTCGAGCACGGCGTCGGTCACCGTCGAGATCAGGTCCGGCGAGACGTCGATACCGTACAGATCGCGCAAGTGCCCGACGATCTCCCGTGTGCTCATGCCGCGCGCATACATCGAGACGATCTTGTCGTCGAAGCCCGGAAACCGGCGCTGGTACTTGGCGATCAATTGCGGATCAAAGCTGGCCTGACGATCGCGCGGCACCTCGATCTCGATCTTGCCGGTGTCCGTCACCACCGTCTTGCGGCCATAGCCATTGCGGCTGTTCCCGACCTGCGAGGCATCGCCAAGGTGGTAATCCATCTCGGCGTTGAGCGCCCGTTCGGCCAGCGCCTTCTTCAATGAATCCAGCAGGCCGCCCTGCTGGAGCGCACTGGCCGCATCGCTGCCGGCCAAGAGTTGATCGAGTAAATCAGCCGGGATCGCCGGCTCCTTGCGTCGAGGCATACTCATCGTGCTGGCGCGTATACCCGCCAATCTGGGCACGGCGGGTGCGGCGGCGGGGTTGGCGCTGATGTGCCTGTATGCCGCGCTGAGGATCGATCAATGCCGCGAAGCCCTGCTGCGATGCCGATGGCAACTGGCCTATCCCATCGTCGCGCTGGTCTCGATCGCATGGGCGGTTCAGCCTCTGGTGACGGGCAGAGCGGCGGTGCAGATGGCGGTGACCGCGTTCGCAGGCCTGCTGTTGTCGCAGGCTGTTCGCCCGAGGGCGGTGCTGGCAGGGCTTTTCTGCGCCTTTGCGGGCTATACCGTGATTTCGTTTCTTGTCGGACATACGCGGCCGGACGGCGTGACCGGGGCTCCGGCACTGTTCGGCCTTGGCGGAGAAGCGAAGAACTACTTCGCCGACAGCGCCGCCACGGGGGCGCTTCTGGCGGTGGCCATGCTCGCGGCAAGCCTGGAGAGGCGGGCATTCGGATGGGCGGCCGGTCTTGCAGGCATAGCCGTGGTTTGCATCCTCGCGACCGAGCAGGCGCGATCTGCCGGTGCCGTGGCCTCGCTGGCATTGAGCGGCGCATTACTGGTGCTGCTTCTGGCATTGCGCATGCGATCGTTGGCTTTCAAGGCGCGTGCTGCCGCTGTGCTGGTTGCAGGCTTGTGCCTGGGCGCCGTCTTCTTCGAGCAGTTGTTGGAAATAGTGCAGCAGTTGTCGTCGAAGGATGCCGGGCTCACCGGGCGGGGTTACCTGTGGTATCGTGCCCAGTTCATCATAGCCGAACGTCCCTGGCTCGGGACCGGCTACTTCGGTTTCTGGACCCCGACGAACCCGGATGCGGTCGGGCTCTGGCGACATTTCGACATTCGCCAGGAAGGAACCGCCTTTTCCTTCCATAACAGTTATATACAGACCATCGTGGAGACAGGATATCTGGGGCTGGCGGTGCTCGTCGGGACGTGGCTCGCCGGGACGCTTGCGCTGTTGCGGCGGTTCGTGCTGACACGTTCGCTGCCGACGTGCTTCTGGCTCGCCTATCTGACGATGGAACTGAGCAAATCTCCCGTCGAGCCCATTCGTCCGGCCGCTCTGGTCGCGCCTACGGTGATGCTCTTTGCGGCGCTTGGCTTCGGCTGGTTTCCTGCCGTCCGGGCGCCGGAATCAGCCTGAAGTCGTCCCCAGACGGCGCTCGTCTTCGCGGTCGATGGCCAGCAGCGACACGCCCTTGCTTTCGGTCATGACGAGCGCGGAGATCAGGCTGATCGCTCCGGCTCCCGCGACATAGAACGCGATGGGAAGCCAGTCGTCATATTCACGCAGCAGGCTGGTGCCGATCAAGGGAGCCCAGGACCCGGCGAAGATCGCGGTTACCTGATATCCGAGGGAGACTCCGGAATACCGCATCCGGGTCGGGAACATCTCGGCCATGATCGCGGGCTGCGGTGCGTACATCAGGGCATGGACGAACATGCCCAGGAAAATCCCTCCCAGCACGATGGCCGTACTGGCATTGCCGAACATCGGAAATGCGATGAAGGGCCATGCCATCGTGAGCGTTGCGCCCAGCAGGTACACTGGCTTGCGCCCGATCCGGTCGGCCATCGCGCCGAACAGCGGGATCAGAACGACATGGAGGATATGGGCGCAGAACAGCAGTGTCAGGATCTTGGTCGTATCGACGCCGATATGCGCCAGATACGTGATCGAGAACGTGACGACCATGTAGTACAGGATGTTCTCGCCTACCCGCAGGCCCATCGCGGTAAAGACGCCGCGCGGGTAGCGCCGGAACACTTCGACCAGCCCGTAACCCTGGTGCGCCCGATCCTCGGCTTCGGCCTTGGCGGCTTCGAAGATCGGGGAATCGGAGACTTGGGTTCGAATGTAATACCCGATCCCGACAATCACGGCCGAGAGCCAGAAGCCGAAGCGCCAGCCCCAAGACAGGAACTGTGCGTCGGACAATGTCGCCGACAGCACCAGCAGAACGATCGTTGCCAGCAGGTTGCCCAAGGGCACGCCAGCCTGGGGGAAACTGCCCCAGAAGGCGCGGCTATGATTGGGGCTGTGCTCTGCCACCAGCAGGACCGCGCCGCCCCACTCCCCGCCAAGTGCAAAGCCTTGGACGAAGCGCAGCACGACTAGC carries:
- a CDS encoding IS110 family transposase, encoding MEKLIRIGIDTSKHVFQLHGVDTAEKPVLRKQFRRADMMMFFEKLSPTSVALEACGASHHLARLLTSYGHEVKLIAPQLVKPYVKRGKNDAADAEAICEAMSRPSMRFVPIKTPEQQAGLMLVGVRERLIQMRTQVANSIRGYAAEFGLIAAKGKCRIEQLLDRLATDRSIPALARTLFATQGKIFRQLEEEITETEAQLAQWHRADERARRLAEIPGVGLIGASLLTMKTPAPELFESGRQFAAWMGLTPKDHSTGGKTRTGKITRAGDEALRSVLVAGATALLRHVRVGRGKHATPWLLDLLKRKPPKLVAVALANKIARIAWKLMVSGERYKAYSVARRSGRETHCLA
- a CDS encoding O-antigen ligase family protein yields the protein MLARIPANLGTAGAAAGLALMCLYAALRIDQCREALLRCRWQLAYPIVALVSIAWAVQPLVTGRAAVQMAVTAFAGLLLSQAVRPRAVLAGLFCAFAGYTVISFLVGHTRPDGVTGAPALFGLGGEAKNYFADSAATGALLAVAMLAASLERRAFGWAAGLAGIAVVCILATEQARSAGAVASLALSGALLVLLLALRMRSLAFKARAAAVLVAGLCLGAVFFEQLLEIVQQLSSKDAGLTGRGYLWYRAQFIIAERPWLGTGYFGFWTPTNPDAVGLWRHFDIRQEGTAFSFHNSYIQTIVETGYLGLAVLVGTWLAGTLALLRRFVLTRSLPTCFWLAYLTMELSKSPVEPIRPAALVAPTVMLFAALGFGWFPAVRAPESA
- a CDS encoding MFS transporter, producing the protein MQHEETADLPYLRKVVGASMAGTVVEWYEFFLYGTAATLIFGKLFFPATGNDLDGVIAAFATYAVGFIARPLGGIVFGHIGDRIGRKSLLQFSLMLIGCSTFLMGCLPTFGAIGYWAPVLLVVLRFVQGFALGGEWGGAVLLVAEHSPNHSRAFWGSFPQAGVPLGNLLATIVLLVLSATLSDAQFLSWGWRFGFWLSAVIVGIGYYIRTQVSDSPIFEAAKAEAEDRAHQGYGLVEVFRRYPRGVFTAMGLRVGENILYYMVVTFSITYLAHIGVDTTKILTLLFCAHILHVVLIPLFGAMADRIGRKPVYLLGATLTMAWPFIAFPMFGNASTAIVLGGIFLGMFVHALMYAPQPAIMAEMFPTRMRYSGVSLGYQVTAIFAGSWAPLIGTSLLREYDDWLPIAFYVAGAGAISLISALVMTESKGVSLLAIDREDERRLGTTSG